In Streptomyces sp. P3, one DNA window encodes the following:
- a CDS encoding maleylpyruvate isomerase family mycothiol-dependent enzyme yields the protein MSSTASTARTKGEAIRETAGAIAALLDDAPDMTVPVPGLEWTVGETAAHLALANRLMADLASGQERVYGDGTPQSLAAANAQSLVDFPERAAEPLAAMIVEQADVFLDGVDRAVADGTAGRKLATPLGPMDQDVLASYLLTHMLGHGYDLARGLRQAHMINEMRVGLCLPFLKAAMPRVATASALTARYTVRVRGGAAFGVAFADGRVEVLSDPPERSDCTILTEPVAFLLIALGRLGPWQAMARGAVLAWGRKPWLAPRFPTQFDAP from the coding sequence GTGTCTTCGACCGCTTCTACCGCGCGGACAAAGGGTGAGGCGATACGGGAGACCGCCGGCGCCATCGCCGCGCTCCTGGACGACGCGCCGGACATGACCGTGCCGGTACCGGGGTTGGAGTGGACCGTCGGCGAGACGGCCGCCCACCTGGCACTGGCCAACCGCCTGATGGCCGATCTCGCGTCCGGCCAGGAACGCGTCTACGGAGACGGCACGCCGCAGAGTCTCGCGGCGGCCAATGCACAGAGCCTCGTCGACTTCCCCGAGCGCGCGGCAGAACCGCTGGCCGCGATGATCGTGGAGCAGGCCGACGTGTTCCTGGACGGGGTGGACCGAGCCGTGGCGGACGGGACCGCGGGCCGGAAGCTCGCGACCCCGCTCGGCCCCATGGACCAGGACGTTCTCGCCTCGTACTTGCTGACCCACATGCTGGGCCACGGTTACGACCTCGCCCGCGGGCTGCGTCAGGCGCACATGATCAACGAGATGCGGGTCGGGTTGTGCCTGCCGTTCCTGAAGGCGGCGATGCCGCGCGTCGCGACCGCCTCCGCGCTGACGGCCCGTTACACCGTCCGCGTAAGGGGTGGCGCGGCATTCGGCGTCGCGTTCGCCGACGGCAGGGTCGAGGTGCTTTCTGATCCGCCGGAGCGTTCGGACTGCACCATCCTCACCGAGCCGGTCGCCTTCCTTCTCATCGCGCTGGGGCGTCTGGGCCCGTGGCAGGCCATGGCACGCGGGGCCGTGCTCGCCTGGGGCCGCAAGCCCTGGCTCGCCCCCCGCTTCCCGACCCAGTTCGACGCGCCGTGA
- a CDS encoding MMPL family transporter: MAAPVADLRLGLGGETDPQSSAGRAQALVDEGFGPGCSGTLVVLAQGENKASVRAAATDIAAQVKNLPEMSSASPAIPASSGDVAVIDVMPAGGPESEGTKSLLSEIREIRGDVEQRADTTLNVTGETAVNIDVADKLSAALPLYRLLVMGLALVLLVIVFRSIAVPLKAALDFMLSVGSSLGAVVAVLQWGWPPSATRRGGCPGLCSVWCPRWTSKANASPSCTPRLTGPSRSFLRSPRRWKPAAPSPWSDGACRTGTFPPVRPRSR, translated from the coding sequence ATGGCTGCGCCAGTTGCGGACCTGCGGCTCGGTCTCGGTGGCGAAACGGACCCGCAGAGCTCCGCCGGCCGCGCCCAGGCACTCGTCGACGAGGGCTTCGGCCCGGGCTGCAGCGGCACCCTGGTGGTCCTCGCCCAGGGTGAGAACAAGGCCAGTGTCAGGGCGGCCGCGACCGACATCGCCGCACAGGTGAAGAACCTGCCGGAGATGTCCTCGGCCTCCCCTGCAATACCTGCCTCTTCCGGCGACGTCGCCGTCATCGACGTCATGCCCGCAGGCGGCCCGGAATCGGAGGGAACCAAGAGCCTCCTGTCCGAGATCCGCGAGATCCGCGGCGATGTCGAGCAGCGTGCCGACACGACCCTGAACGTCACGGGTGAGACCGCGGTGAACATCGACGTGGCCGACAAGTTGTCCGCCGCCCTTCCGCTGTACCGCCTGCTGGTGATGGGCCTGGCCCTGGTGCTGCTCGTCATCGTCTTCCGCTCCATCGCCGTCCCGCTCAAGGCCGCGCTGGACTTCATGCTCTCCGTGGGCTCTTCCCTCGGAGCAGTGGTCGCGGTCCTCCAGTGGGGATGGCCGCCCTCGGCCACAAGGCGTGGTGGTTGCCCCGGGCTCTGCAGCGTTTGGTGCCCGAGGTGGACGTCGAAGGCGAACGCCTCACCCAGCTGCACACCGCGCCTCACCGGCCCGAGCCGCAGCTTCCTCCGCAGCCCGCGGCGGTGGAAGCCGGCCGCCCCTTCGCCATGGAGTGACGGAGCCTGCCGTACAGGCACGTTCCCTCCCGTTCGGCCTCGCTCGCGGTGA
- a CDS encoding cupin domain-containing protein, producing the protein MNEISELVGHLGLEPHVEGGWFRQTWRTGPSAVPDGYAGPRPFATGIYFLLHPGEVSRWHRVRSDELWLWHRGGPLTLRLGGDGAAPQEAAVASMGPDIEHGQQPQLLVPAGVWQTARPAGDESVLVSCIVAPGFEYEDFEML; encoded by the coding sequence ATGAATGAGATCTCCGAGCTGGTCGGTCATCTGGGGCTGGAGCCGCACGTCGAAGGCGGGTGGTTTCGGCAGACGTGGCGGACCGGGCCGAGCGCGGTTCCGGACGGGTACGCGGGGCCTCGCCCCTTCGCGACGGGCATCTACTTCCTCCTCCATCCCGGCGAGGTGTCCCGTTGGCACCGGGTGCGTTCGGACGAACTGTGGCTGTGGCACCGGGGCGGCCCGCTGACACTGCGGCTCGGCGGAGACGGAGCCGCTCCGCAGGAGGCGGCCGTCGCTTCGATGGGGCCGGACATCGAGCACGGGCAGCAGCCGCAGCTCCTTGTGCCTGCCGGCGTCTGGCAGACCGCCCGACCAGCCGGTGACGAGTCGGTCCTGGTGTCCTGCATCGTCGCTCCGGGCTTCGAGTACGAGGACTTCGAGATGCTGTGA
- a CDS encoding VOC family protein, which translates to MATTSVMSIVYVNDAPAAARFYGDLLGMRPSFETPGYITFDLGPGADLALWSGRFEDLSPEVPRTGEVCLAIDGGPDELNAIFKQWKSRGVTILHEPHDEGFGLTFLAADPDGNRVRVAPRD; encoded by the coding sequence ATGGCCACCACATCCGTCATGTCCATCGTCTACGTGAACGACGCTCCCGCCGCAGCTCGTTTCTACGGCGACCTCCTCGGCATGAGGCCGTCGTTCGAGACTCCGGGATACATCACCTTCGACCTCGGGCCAGGCGCTGACCTCGCTCTGTGGTCCGGCCGGTTCGAGGACCTGTCACCGGAGGTCCCGCGTACCGGTGAGGTGTGCCTGGCCATCGACGGTGGACCCGACGAGCTCAACGCGATCTTCAAGCAGTGGAAGTCCAGGGGGGTCACGATCCTTCACGAACCTCATGATGAGGGGTTCGGGCTGACCTTCCTCGCAGCTGATCCTGACGGGAACCGTGTCCGCGTGGCACCGCGGGACTGA
- a CDS encoding YafY family protein, with amino-acid sequence MTPDRFFSLMLLLAARDAVTTQELASALGVSLRTITRDLNWLRDAGLPVTAQRGRLGGVTMLPGSGLDLTRLTPGERDLLSLTGLDERQRAELDASVESRRALSKIAATRSRRVHEVLPLTDVVHVDSRPWRPARASDTTPASLIGAVRRGRRLRIEYDSPRQSCPRDLVVDPYGLFAKAGIWYLVADCARVPRLYRLERITAWEEVDQPRRIPESQPLATVAAALVDQWEHDHAIEVSATIDQVQIERAQRIFGRRLVRDDDEEVAAGHKVTIRFPHLEDLRALLPFGSAVTVHGPSEARAHLSDLAADLAHHYAVSPTF; translated from the coding sequence GTGACCCCAGACCGCTTCTTCTCCCTGATGCTGCTCCTCGCAGCGAGGGATGCCGTGACCACACAGGAACTTGCCTCAGCGCTCGGGGTGTCCCTTCGAACCATCACCCGGGACCTGAACTGGCTCCGCGACGCCGGCCTGCCGGTGACCGCGCAACGGGGCCGCCTCGGAGGCGTGACGATGCTGCCCGGGTCCGGGCTCGACCTCACGCGACTCACACCGGGCGAGCGTGATCTTCTGTCGCTCACCGGGCTGGACGAGAGGCAACGTGCGGAGCTCGACGCATCGGTCGAAAGCCGGCGCGCGCTCTCCAAGATCGCCGCTACCCGGTCACGTCGAGTCCATGAGGTCCTGCCGCTCACCGACGTAGTGCACGTGGACAGCCGTCCCTGGCGTCCGGCACGAGCTTCCGACACGACTCCGGCTTCGCTGATCGGCGCAGTGCGGCGAGGCCGCCGACTGCGGATCGAGTACGACAGCCCACGCCAATCATGCCCGCGCGACCTGGTCGTGGATCCCTACGGGCTGTTCGCCAAGGCCGGCATCTGGTACCTCGTCGCCGACTGCGCCCGAGTGCCACGGCTGTACCGACTCGAACGGATCACGGCGTGGGAAGAAGTCGACCAGCCACGGCGGATCCCCGAGAGCCAGCCCCTGGCCACCGTCGCTGCAGCACTCGTCGATCAGTGGGAACACGACCACGCGATCGAGGTCAGCGCCACCATCGACCAGGTCCAGATCGAGCGCGCGCAACGCATCTTCGGCCGACGACTCGTCCGGGACGACGATGAAGAAGTTGCCGCCGGTCACAAGGTGACGATCCGCTTCCCGCATCTGGAGGACCTGCGCGCACTACTGCCGTTCGGCAGCGCCGTCACCGTGCACGGCCCCTCCGAAGCCAGGGCTCACCTCAGCGACCTCGCCGCCGACCTCGCCCACCACTATGCGGTGTCACCAACGTTCTGA
- a CDS encoding DinB family protein gives MIDEFAKNDLHGRLRRDRKALLWKLDGLSEYDARRPLTVTGTNLLGLVKHVANVEARYFGEVFDRPSPESLPRWQDHSDGSDMWATEHETRDQIIGFYRRTWEHSDATINELPLDAPGHVPWWPEPYLNTNLFAVMVHVLSDSVRHAGHADILREGLDGRTGLRAEHERQIDEEARAAYCAKIEQAARAAASITA, from the coding sequence ATGATCGATGAATTCGCGAAGAACGACCTCCACGGGAGACTGCGGCGGGATCGCAAGGCGCTGCTCTGGAAACTTGACGGCTTGTCGGAATACGACGCCCGCCGACCTCTGACAGTGACCGGGACCAATCTCCTCGGCCTGGTCAAGCACGTGGCCAACGTCGAGGCCAGATACTTCGGCGAAGTCTTCGACCGCCCTTCCCCGGAATCGCTGCCCCGGTGGCAGGACCACTCCGACGGCAGCGACATGTGGGCGACCGAGCACGAGACCCGCGATCAGATCATCGGGTTCTACCGGCGTACGTGGGAACACTCGGACGCGACGATCAACGAGCTTCCCCTCGACGCCCCCGGCCACGTGCCGTGGTGGCCAGAGCCTTATCTCAACACGAACCTGTTCGCCGTCATGGTCCATGTGCTCAGCGACTCCGTCCGGCATGCGGGGCATGCCGACATCCTGCGCGAGGGCCTCGACGGCCGGACCGGGTTGCGCGCCGAACACGAGCGGCAGATCGACGAGGAGGCCCGCGCAGCTTATTGCGCGAAGATCGAGCAGGCTGCCAGGGCAGCCGCGTCAATCACTGCTTAG
- a CDS encoding DUF4262 domain-containing protein — protein sequence MTDDPFQCRCVLCHDYGDQDEADRADLKLIENVKQHGWHVMMVPEDEIGPGFAYTIGLAHTHGGPDLAMFGLDVHAMHRMLNRLGAKSARGAELADGQSHPDVVEGHQVGLRQIDLRWYRTFFGRAIRFYRRPPFPVLQVAWPDVDGRFHWEEQVEERHRESQPQLWLPPSEHPADIWTVEL from the coding sequence ATGACTGATGACCCGTTCCAGTGCCGCTGCGTCCTCTGCCATGACTACGGTGACCAGGACGAGGCGGACCGTGCGGATCTGAAGCTGATCGAGAATGTGAAGCAGCACGGATGGCACGTCATGATGGTTCCCGAAGATGAGATCGGCCCTGGATTCGCCTACACGATCGGCCTCGCGCACACCCACGGCGGACCTGACCTGGCCATGTTCGGACTTGATGTTCACGCCATGCACCGCATGCTCAACAGGCTCGGAGCGAAGTCCGCCAGGGGCGCGGAACTGGCGGACGGCCAGAGCCATCCGGATGTTGTCGAGGGTCATCAAGTTGGGCTCAGGCAGATCGATCTCCGCTGGTACCGGACATTCTTCGGACGGGCCATCAGGTTCTACCGACGACCGCCTTTCCCTGTGCTGCAAGTCGCGTGGCCCGATGTGGACGGCCGCTTCCACTGGGAAGAGCAGGTGGAGGAGAGACATCGTGAGTCACAGCCCCAGTTGTGGCTGCCGCCGAGTGAGCACCCTGCCGACATCTGGACGGTCGAACTCTGA
- a CDS encoding fibronectin type III domain-containing protein translates to MRIPLHVTRRTAGAAVLSLATALTGLAFPATAQAAVTCSAGVWKAQYYANTALTGTPRATVCDASIAENYGLGDPAGVTLPRDDFGVRWSTTRNFGSGGPFDLTVAVQDGARVYLDGNRKIDLWRNVNATQKKTLRLTVPRGTHTLRVDFAAFTGTANVAFAYKPVIGAAYDRIAPLAPVGLKAAYSAATLKTTLVWSRNYELDLAGYRLYRRTGSTGVWSPLNSTPITGSAFTDTPPATGATHEYALRAGDRSGNLSPQSSPTRIVSADRTAPAAPTGLTATHDDFGTRLSWSAVSGATSYEVQRSLAPEGPFSSVSTPTQGTALTDLNAALGTTYYYRVRAADSAGNTSPYSAPTQLDATELKPLPPTQVSANGWVDRNTVGWRYDGDASHRFHVYAAESAAGPWTRLTGTPVSGLAYDDFTAPVRQVRYYQVRTVTTHGTESNPSATASATRTGDVTPPHMPYGLNAWNGTDGVHLVWTANTDDTDHYLVMRKSMFGAWEQIAVVRDVKYLDAEVPVDVQFGYTVRAVDAAGNTSPMPQPGYGTVYGKRLPVYEKPVAPASVTATAENGNVTVAWTASTSTDVAGYYVYRTTASDPASAYSVSPLITGTTFTNENVPAGRAWHYVVRAVSTHSLWSDFSPMAEVTVPCPVMTAPATPRITGGGRGADFVRLDWEVGSCDQDATVSYNVYRSTSASDVFTPEHRIGSGVTALTYTDPGLAPAYYYYVVTAVAADGAESPPQSKPFEISTQAP, encoded by the coding sequence ATGCGCATACCCCTACACGTGACGCGCCGTACGGCCGGCGCAGCCGTGCTCTCTCTGGCGACCGCTCTGACCGGACTCGCCTTCCCCGCCACCGCTCAGGCGGCCGTGACCTGCTCGGCCGGAGTGTGGAAGGCCCAGTACTACGCCAACACCGCACTCACCGGCACCCCGAGGGCCACCGTCTGCGATGCCTCCATCGCCGAGAACTACGGCCTCGGCGACCCGGCCGGCGTCACCCTGCCGCGGGACGACTTCGGCGTCCGCTGGAGCACCACCCGCAACTTCGGCTCCGGCGGCCCCTTCGACCTCACCGTCGCCGTACAGGACGGCGCCCGCGTCTACCTCGACGGCAACCGCAAGATCGATCTGTGGCGCAACGTCAACGCCACCCAGAAGAAGACCCTCCGCCTCACCGTCCCGCGCGGTACACACACCCTGCGCGTGGACTTCGCCGCCTTCACCGGCACTGCCAATGTCGCGTTCGCCTACAAGCCCGTCATCGGCGCCGCCTACGACAGGATCGCCCCCTTGGCCCCGGTCGGCCTGAAGGCCGCCTACTCGGCGGCCACCCTGAAGACGACCCTGGTCTGGTCCCGCAACTACGAACTGGACCTGGCCGGTTACCGCCTCTACCGCCGCACCGGGAGCACCGGCGTCTGGAGCCCGCTCAACAGCACCCCGATCACCGGCAGCGCCTTCACCGACACACCCCCGGCCACCGGCGCCACCCACGAGTACGCCCTCCGTGCCGGCGACCGCTCGGGCAACCTCTCCCCGCAGTCCTCCCCGACGCGCATCGTCAGCGCCGACAGAACAGCCCCAGCCGCCCCCACCGGACTCACGGCCACGCACGACGACTTCGGCACCCGGCTCTCCTGGTCCGCGGTGAGCGGGGCGACCTCCTATGAGGTGCAGCGGTCCCTCGCACCCGAGGGGCCGTTCTCCTCCGTCTCCACGCCCACTCAGGGCACCGCCTTGACCGACCTCAACGCCGCCCTGGGCACGACCTATTACTACCGCGTGCGAGCCGCAGACAGCGCAGGCAACACCTCCCCGTACTCTGCCCCCACCCAGCTCGACGCGACCGAGCTCAAGCCTCTGCCGCCGACGCAGGTCTCCGCCAACGGCTGGGTCGACCGCAACACCGTCGGCTGGCGATACGACGGTGACGCGTCCCACCGGTTCCACGTCTACGCCGCCGAGTCGGCTGCCGGCCCGTGGACCCGGCTGACCGGAACGCCGGTCAGTGGCCTCGCCTACGACGACTTCACGGCGCCCGTCCGCCAGGTGCGTTACTACCAGGTCAGGACGGTCACGACACACGGCACGGAGTCGAACCCGTCAGCGACGGCCTCGGCCACCCGCACCGGCGACGTCACCCCGCCGCACATGCCGTACGGCCTGAACGCGTGGAACGGCACCGACGGCGTGCACCTCGTCTGGACGGCCAACACCGACGACACGGACCACTACCTCGTCATGCGCAAGTCGATGTTCGGTGCGTGGGAGCAGATCGCCGTGGTGCGGGACGTCAAGTACCTGGACGCCGAAGTCCCGGTCGACGTGCAGTTCGGCTACACCGTCCGCGCCGTCGACGCCGCCGGCAACACCTCGCCCATGCCCCAGCCCGGCTATGGCACCGTCTACGGCAAGCGCCTGCCGGTGTACGAGAAGCCGGTCGCGCCCGCCTCGGTGACCGCGACGGCCGAGAACGGCAACGTCACGGTGGCGTGGACCGCGAGCACGTCGACCGATGTGGCCGGCTACTACGTCTACCGCACGACCGCTTCGGACCCCGCGTCGGCCTACTCGGTCTCCCCGCTCATCACCGGCACGACGTTCACGAACGAGAACGTGCCCGCCGGCAGGGCGTGGCACTACGTGGTGCGCGCCGTCAGCACGCACAGCCTGTGGTCCGACTTCTCACCGATGGCCGAGGTCACCGTGCCCTGCCCGGTCATGACGGCACCGGCCACTCCCCGGATCACCGGGGGCGGCAGGGGAGCGGACTTCGTCCGGCTCGACTGGGAGGTCGGTTCGTGCGACCAGGATGCCACCGTCTCGTACAACGTCTACCGGTCCACGTCCGCCTCGGACGTCTTCACCCCTGAGCATCGCATCGGTTCGGGTGTGACGGCGCTGACGTACACGGATCCCGGCCTGGCTCCGGCGTATTACTACTACGTCGTCACCGCCGTGGCCGCCGACGGCGCCGAATCGCCCCCGCAGTCCAAGCCGTTCGAGATCTCGACCCAAGCGCCCTGA
- a CDS encoding alpha/beta fold hydrolase, producing the protein MPLPAFGRAYDELRARWPESTQERDVATPYGRTRVHVYGPADGRPLVLLPGGSATGLTWFANAPALGERYRVHAVDLLGDAGRTERRGTPLRNVNDLTAWLDALLDGLELARTHLCGHSYGAWLAAGYALHAPRRVDHLALIDPTQVFTGFRLGYLLRALPALIRRSEARARAFLAWETAGTHPDETWQRLYSLATTVPGRKLVTGARPRTADLLMPVLVLLAEHSRAHNAVKVADRARKSLSQGEVAVLPGATHHSLPLTEPQQLNDRLLAFLN; encoded by the coding sequence GTGCCCCTGCCCGCCTTCGGCCGTGCCTACGACGAACTCCGCGCCCGCTGGCCCGAGTCCACACAGGAGCGCGACGTCGCCACGCCGTACGGGCGTACCCGGGTTCATGTGTACGGCCCGGCGGACGGCAGGCCTCTGGTGCTGCTGCCCGGCGGCTCCGCCACAGGCCTCACCTGGTTCGCCAACGCGCCCGCCTTGGGTGAGCGATACCGGGTCCACGCGGTGGATCTCCTGGGTGACGCCGGCCGCACCGAACGCCGAGGGACGCCACTGAGGAACGTCAACGATCTGACGGCTTGGCTGGACGCGCTGCTGGACGGTCTCGAGCTCGCCCGCACGCACCTGTGCGGTCACTCGTACGGCGCCTGGCTGGCCGCCGGGTACGCGCTGCACGCACCGCGGCGGGTGGACCACCTCGCCCTCATAGACCCCACCCAGGTCTTCACCGGATTCCGGCTCGGCTACCTGCTGCGCGCGCTGCCCGCTCTGATCCGCCGCAGCGAGGCCCGCGCCCGCGCCTTCCTGGCCTGGGAGACGGCAGGCACACACCCGGACGAGACCTGGCAGCGCCTCTACTCGCTGGCCACCACCGTCCCCGGTCGGAAGCTGGTCACCGGTGCCCGTCCACGGACCGCCGACCTCCTCATGCCGGTCCTGGTCCTGCTCGCGGAACACAGCCGCGCCCACAACGCTGTCAAGGTCGCCGACCGAGCCCGCAAGTCGCTCTCGCAGGGTGAGGTGGCGGTGCTGCCAGGAGCCACCCATCACTCTCTGCCGCTCACCGAGCCCCAGCAGTTGAACGACCGGCTCCTGGCCTTCCTGAACTGA
- a CDS encoding MarR family winged helix-turn-helix transcriptional regulator — protein sequence MDDQNPVMGLVHLLRAVTVEFDQLGAEFAARHGLHPTDVRALIHLLDAARAGTRATPGWLGEQLRLNSAGTTALVDRLERLGLVRRSRDSADRRRVLLEVQEKATELGWAFFGPVIGEVVAAAEGFEAGELETVRRFLAAVLESAGRAGAG from the coding sequence ATGGATGATCAGAACCCGGTGATGGGGCTGGTGCACCTGCTGCGCGCGGTCACCGTGGAGTTCGACCAGCTCGGCGCCGAGTTCGCCGCACGCCACGGGCTGCATCCCACTGATGTGCGCGCGCTGATCCACCTGTTGGACGCGGCTCGCGCCGGTACGCGGGCCACGCCTGGATGGCTCGGCGAGCAACTTCGCTTGAACTCTGCTGGGACCACTGCCCTGGTGGATCGGCTGGAGCGGCTCGGACTCGTCCGGCGCAGCAGGGACTCGGCTGACCGGCGGCGCGTTCTGCTGGAGGTGCAGGAGAAGGCCACGGAACTCGGGTGGGCGTTCTTCGGCCCGGTGATCGGCGAGGTGGTGGCGGCCGCGGAGGGGTTCGAGGCGGGCGAGTTGGAGACGGTGCGTCGTTTTCTGGCTGCGGTACTGGAGTCCGCCGGGCGGGCGGGGGCGGGCTGA
- a CDS encoding NUDIX hydrolase: MSFRLAAYAVCIEGGRMLLARNVLANGESNWSLPGGRVEHAEDPFDAVIREVAEETGCDAVVERLLGVDSRVIPAAERAVPGGPEHQNVGVFYQVRITGGQLRPEPNGGVAESAWTPIPEVACLRRSSLVDIGLALAQTLPATGHVAAVPVGGLIQH; the protein is encoded by the coding sequence ATGAGTTTTCGGCTGGCGGCGTATGCCGTGTGCATCGAGGGTGGGCGGATGCTGCTCGCCCGTAACGTGCTGGCCAACGGCGAGAGCAACTGGAGCCTGCCGGGTGGCAGGGTCGAGCATGCTGAGGATCCGTTCGACGCGGTGATCCGGGAGGTCGCGGAGGAGACCGGCTGCGACGCGGTGGTCGAGCGCCTGTTGGGTGTGGACTCCCGGGTGATTCCCGCGGCCGAACGTGCGGTCCCCGGCGGACCCGAGCATCAGAATGTCGGCGTCTTCTACCAGGTTCGTATCACCGGAGGCCAGCTGCGGCCGGAGCCGAACGGAGGGGTCGCTGAGTCGGCCTGGACTCCGATTCCCGAAGTCGCCTGCCTGCGCCGGTCATCGCTGGTCGACATCGGTCTTGCCCTGGCTCAGACGCTTCCGGCGACCGGCCACGTCGCCGCCGTCCCGGTCGGCGGTCTGATCCAGCACTGA
- a CDS encoding alpha/beta fold hydrolase gives MPQLNLVDHKVKHKSTIPANSGEEIELFVREYKKATGPAGTPKPVLMLHGRSVPALPGFDLVLPPKGSSPNPDTSYSWAQFLAGKGYDVYIMDLQGSGLSPRPKMEDPCNANPAQRGLLETNPGTGTCSPTAPYPHQLGNSQSEWDELATVVKFIRGRCNNEKVSFVGWSAASFVMGPYALQHPGDVAGMFLLAPIFPPAGRWSTHPETPFAPPPGTGLPTQPESKPPAVFGFPMNLTSKGSLQATVSDKELAGHVWQTIMDCDNLGQKWGGTTAGAPDGVMRWRNTYWWGWNTSTVPYGSTLGTAVPVCIVYGDHDTTANTAVELGPVLHFSVPDLYQAIPGADKLMIRVEGWDHQPVWERRPNQMLQQMSWKWLEDKKVYGVESGSWVMDADGVVSELE, from the coding sequence ATGCCACAACTGAATCTCGTCGACCACAAGGTGAAGCACAAATCGACCATCCCGGCGAACTCCGGCGAGGAGATCGAACTCTTCGTCCGGGAGTACAAGAAGGCCACCGGGCCCGCCGGCACGCCCAAGCCGGTCCTCATGCTCCACGGCAGGAGCGTTCCGGCCCTTCCCGGCTTCGACCTCGTGCTCCCTCCCAAGGGCAGCTCCCCCAACCCGGACACCAGCTACAGCTGGGCGCAGTTCCTGGCGGGCAAAGGCTACGACGTATACATCATGGACCTCCAGGGCTCAGGGCTCTCGCCCCGCCCGAAGATGGAGGACCCGTGCAACGCAAACCCCGCCCAGCGGGGGCTGCTGGAAACCAATCCCGGCACCGGGACCTGCTCCCCGACGGCGCCCTACCCGCACCAGCTGGGCAACTCCCAGAGCGAATGGGACGAACTGGCCACCGTCGTCAAGTTCATCAGGGGCCGGTGCAACAACGAGAAGGTCTCCTTCGTCGGCTGGTCCGCGGCCTCGTTCGTCATGGGCCCGTACGCGCTGCAGCATCCCGGGGACGTGGCGGGCATGTTCCTTCTCGCGCCCATCTTTCCCCCGGCCGGCCGCTGGTCGACACACCCCGAAACGCCCTTCGCCCCGCCTCCCGGGACGGGACTGCCGACGCAGCCCGAGTCCAAGCCGCCCGCGGTCTTCGGCTTCCCGATGAACCTGACCAGCAAGGGGAGTCTGCAGGCCACCGTCAGCGACAAGGAACTCGCCGGCCACGTGTGGCAGACCATCATGGACTGCGACAACCTCGGCCAGAAGTGGGGCGGCACCACGGCAGGGGCACCTGACGGCGTCATGCGGTGGCGCAACACGTACTGGTGGGGCTGGAACACGAGCACCGTGCCGTACGGCTCCACGCTCGGCACCGCTGTGCCGGTGTGCATCGTCTACGGAGACCACGACACCACGGCCAACACGGCTGTGGAGTTGGGACCGGTGCTGCACTTCTCCGTTCCGGACCTCTACCAGGCGATTCCGGGCGCCGACAAACTGATGATCCGGGTCGAGGGCTGGGACCACCAGCCGGTCTGGGAACGCAGGCCCAACCAGATGCTGCAGCAGATGTCCTGGAAATGGCTCGAGGACAAGAAGGTGTACGGCGTCGAGAGCGGAAGCTGGGTCATGGACGCGGACGGCGTGGTGAGCGAACTGGAATGA